ATGTCGTCCTCTTCCATGGCAGCGTCGTGTTCttcccgctcctcctcctcctcggacTCCAGCTACGATGAATCCATAGGCAGGCCGATAGCGATCCGAGCATCGCGCATGGCCCGGATCTCCGCCAGCAACTCCAACCGACACTTTGGTGTCAACATGGCACATGTGTTGATACTTTGCTTGGCCTTGGCTAGTGGCTAGGGCGAGAGGATGGATGGTAGCGGTGCGGAAGGGAGGGAAAGGGAAGCAATGCTGACGGGCTAGGGTTGGCCTACCACAGTTCGGCTTAAATAGCCATACTTTCTCTGTCGGGCGCCACGCCGAAGTGGCGCCATGAATGCGTGTGTACCAAGGATCGGAGGAGGCGCCCGTTGGACCAACGGTCTACGCATGTGACCGTGTGGGCCCTTGCGGTCAGTCTTACATTGCGCCTGCATCCGGGTGTCCTCATATTCGCCCCAGATATGGGCCGGGTATGGGAAGTGCCAGCCAGTACGGGCATTTGGGCCGGTTGTGGGGAGCCTGATTGGGTGCTATTTTTTCGTCCGGTCAGTGACTGGGCAGCCCGCCAGGGAGTTTCGTGTGGATTTGGGGGCTCCGGTTGTAGATTCTCTAAGAGAGATCAGTTGGCTTCCAACCCCAAGAGTGCATTACCATTTACAAATACAAGCCTTGAACAAGCCCTTTACAAATACAAAGCCTCTAGAAAAGAAAGAATTGAACCCAACAAATTCGATCATATTCCAAAAAGTAGAAAGATTTGaatttggttataaattttttttaggtgccacaaagaaaagtgaaagtttTTCACTTTATAAAATAGGTTATGTAGAATTTTTGTTTCCGACAATGCAGGAGAGCTATCACATGGTGTATGTGGTGAGAAACCTACTAGCAGACAATGCAGGAGAGCTGCATGTATGTAAATAGATAGGTAAGAAACATCAGTACAACATTCATGACCTCCCGAAACAGTCTTTTGCCCCTCTTTATAGATAAAGGACAAACCAAAGTACATGAAAAATGATACAAAGTAGTTGGGATACCCTCTTACAAAGCAGATCTCGGGATAACTAGACGAAACAAACGCACACAACTACATTGCAAAAAAAATAGCATAGGTAGACTTGAAACTACGCCACTACATGCCCTGGAACACTTAAACTCCACGACAACGCCTTAAGGAGTGAACGGCGCAAAGCGTCGCCACTTCCATGTCCAAGATGGACAAGGGCTTTCACCTAGAACCCTGACTAGGAGAGGAGAACTGCAATGACGTCCCCAAGAGGAAAACGGCAACTGCGTGTCCCTGAGAGTGAGTTGGAGGTATCCATGAGCTACGTGGGGGCGGCGAGCTCATGATTTTAGTGAGGACTGTAAAGTTACAATGTGAGTTTTTTCAACTACCCCCCTGCAAAATCTCTCAATTTTCACCATGTGCTGGACTCAAATAATTCGGACCACTATCGCACCACTTATGCAACATCATGTATTGAATTGTGCTTGTTCTAACGTGATGTATGAAACTGGACTTTCGTGACAACTTTAGGTCGGTACTAACTGTGTACTTTACGCAAATTTTAAAGAGAAATTTCTTAAATGGTCGCTCTAGGTGCAACTTGCTCCTCCATCTAACCAACTAAACCCACATGACTACTTGCTTATAATTATAGAATTAcgagagcaactccaatggggcgacccatttcgtccgccaccgtccgtttgggtcggcacGGACACAAAAGGCTGCCTAACACGCCGACCCAAATGGACGCGCGTCCGGTTTTCGTCCGCGAGCGAGCCATTCCCGGCCCATTTTTGAGCCGGATTTGCATCGGCGCGGACATGCGATGGACGCGCGCACGCTCGCCTTCTCCTCCCCGGGGGCCCGCTGGTCGGTGGCACATTGGCCTTCCCCCATCCAACAACAACTCTCGCCCGCCTCCTTCgtcgccgacgccgacgcccatTTTTGCCGGCGACTCTGCCAGCTACCGGCGCCTCCACATCCGCACAGCAATGCCGCCCACTCCCACGTCCCCCGCCACCGTCGTCTTGCCGCTGGGAAGCCAACTGCTTCCcacccccgcgccccccaccaccGCACAGCCGCCCCCGACCAAGAAGCCACCTCACCGCCTGGCCAGATCCTCACCTGCACGCTCGTCGGACGCCGGCCCACTCGTCGGACGCCGGCAGGGCAGCTAGCTGGTCCGTGCGCGCCATGACTCCCTTCGTCGGCCGTCTCCTTCGTCGACGCCCGCAAACTGTTCGACGGTTTGCCAAGGTACAAAATGGACTCCGCCGACGAGTTCTTTTTTCACAATTTCCTTTATGACTCGGACgattcgtcgtccgatgacgaggaggagatattggctgccgtgttggtccatcaccacctcaaCAGCCAGCGCTGTTTTCCGTGGCTCCATTCTGGGCCACCTTCCGGTGTTGAATCGCAACCGAGAGAGCGGGCATTTCCTTCtttggaaggactactttgatACAACAAACCCGTAGTTCAAACATCAAAAATTCCGCCGCCGTTTCCGTATGAGTAGGCATCTTTTCAACCGTATTAGAGAGGGGGTGGTCGGCTATGATGACTAtttcgagtgcaaagaggatgccgttggcaagattggtttctcctcttatcagaaatgcactgccgccatccgaatgcttgcatacggagtgccCGGTGATCTCATTGACGAGTACGTCCTTATGAGAAAGTCTACATGCCTAGAGTCCCTCTATAAGTTCTGCAAGgttgttattgctgtgtttggtcctgagtacttgagagagctGACTGCTGAAGATACAGCCCGtttgttggcgatgaatgccGGCAGGGGCTTCCCAGGGATGCTTGGTAGCATAGACCGCATGCACTGAGAGTGGAAGAACTgcccttctgcttggcaagggcagtataagggccatgtcagggcttgcattgtcatactagaggccgtggcgtctcaagatctctggatctggCACTCTTTCATTGGCATGGCCGGATCACACAATGATATTAACGTGTTTCAGCGCTCGCCTGTGTTTGAtaggcttgccgaaggcaacaACCCGCCGGTGAACTTTACTATAAACGGCCACAACTATGACAAAGGATACTACTCCTgggtgacggtatctatcctcagtggaccactattgtcaagacaatacccaaccctgtcggagaggagaggaaaagatttgcccaagagcaagagagtgctaggaaggatgtcgagcgtgcctttggtgttccgcgatctcgatggggcatcgttcggtatcctgctaATACCTGAAGCACGCAGAAACTGTgagaggtgatgactgcttgtgtgatcatgcataaTATAATGGTAGAAGACGAGCGCCCGGAACGTCTGTACGATCAAGGGTTTCAGTTTCAaggtgagaatgttgtgcctgagcatggaggAGTGGCAACGTTTGAACAGTTCACCCAATTTCATCAAGACATGTGTGATTGGGATACTCACGTGCaactgcaaaatgatttggttgagcatatgtgggctcatgttggcaaccaatagatgtatcttcttttattcgtttgcaaaactatgtgggacatttttatttttattcggCTTGTAATAACTATGCTATTTTATTGTTATTTGCTTCAAACTACGCAAATTCATCAATGCAAAATAGGGCGGCCAGCCGGCCACGCCGACACATATGGGTTGGCGTATTGGGAGCGCTGCCGACCCATATATAAAATAGGGCGAACGCCAGGCGGGCAGCCGACCCAAACGAACAAAAAAGGACGAAATCGCCGTCCAtttgggtcgccccattggagttgctctaagttATACAAAAAGTCTCAACGAATAAAATAAGCCTGTAGAGAATAAAGAGTAAAGTGCCTCAAGTAAAGTATTACAGTTTCAATTTCGCATTATTCACCCAGTTTTTTTTTTCTCAATGTGCAAACTGTATTAGGTTTTGAAACTTCATGGGAGATAAATATTTCTTGCGTAAATGTCAGCAAACTGTTTCTGAAATTCTCATCCCCTTTTGGATGCTCATTCGAACATTGCACAGATTGTTTGCTAGCTGCTGCGCATACAGTTTTTCTTGGCAGTAAGTCCTCACTCCATTCTGCAGGTTCTCGTACAGTTGTCATGGTGACCGGATTTGTGGTTGCGGCAGTTGTGGCAGCTTTGTTAGCAGGTTTGATTTGGCACATCTATAGGTCAAGGAGACGGCATAAAACACAAGGTATTTTCATAACATGTAGTTGAACTTTGTTGGGCGGCAAATTGACGAGGCTTCACAACTTAAATCTAAACTAATATCTTTTTATGGTCTGTCTTTTAGAGGAGGATGTAAAGTCTACGGGCCAGAATAAAGCGACCATAACACCCGGCACAAGTAAATTATTTTCTCCATTATTGCATATTatcagacgttcataacttcatACCGAACCCCCACAATACATGCATCAATTTTTTTCAAGAACTACCCCTGCATGACACATAGTTTTTATTGAAGGAGTTAGTATTTTTTTGGCACATACCAGATAATACCTTTATTATTttttgcagaaaaagaaaatGGTCAAGAAGGTGATTCAATAGTGTATGTTCCAAGGCATTTCTCTCTTTTCGATAAAGGGTGCTTTTATTGACTCATAATGTtatttatttatatatatatatatatatatatatatatatatatatatatatatatatatatatatatatgataatGTTCAATCTAAGATATGTTAGTACTAACTTATTCACAGTGATACCACCTATTAGTTCATCATGATCAATCTCCTTGCTAAGCTAACTAGTAGAAATACATATGATATTGCTCAATCTAATTTCGTTCGAGATATACTCCTGAAAAATTACCATCTTTTATGCAAAGAATCCTATCAATACATACCCAATCATGACTATCTTGCTTGATCCACCCATTATATGATCTGCCTATTATAAATCTACAACTCCGACATTCACCATGTACAATGGCCATATGCTCAAGtgtttccatcatatattttaaTCATATATAATAAACTTGCTACATTTTCGAAGTTGATGCATATGATGTTCATTTTACGCACATGTTTTGAGGGGGTTTAATCTGTACCCTGAAGCAGAGACAATGACATGGCTAGCAAATTGCAAAATACAACAAGTCTAACTGTCCAAGTATTACTAGCAATCACAGATAATTTCTCTGAGAAGAGGAAAATTGGTCAAGGCGCATATGGAAAGGTCTATGTGGTAAGATTCCGAATACACATTATGCTTAGTTGATTTGTATTTCATCATATATGCAAGATAGTTTGGAGTACTTTGTTAAACAATAGTAATGGAAGCACCAATTTAACTGCTTGATTTTACATGTGTTCCATAACCACGCTCAATCTAGACCTCACTTGCATCAATAAATTGGCCCAATCCATATGGTGGTTTAGACCTCCCAGTACTGGGAAATGCCAAGATAGCGTCCATGACTTTTGACTATTCCGCAAGAGTGGTGCATGTTCACACCTGGACTAAACAAGATTCCTAAACGTTAGATGACTGCATCTGAAACTAACTTATTTGCGATCTTAAGAACTACAAGCATTTTGTTTGTTGCGATGGGATGACAAAATACAATAGTGTAGCTCGATTTCTTGGAGAAGAAATAAAATCACAAATAGAAACAACAAATAAAGTTTATCGATTGAATTATATGGTTTGGAGTTAAACTTACTTGCCATTGTATCGCACTACCGTTTGTGGTCCAGCCATTGACAAATAACTCAAACAAGAGTGAATCACTCCTTGAAACTGGCAAATCATAGTAATTGAATTCCCAACCGTTATACCCTTAAATTAAAACCCTAGCCATAAAGTCTTGGAAGCAAGAATTAGACAAGATAGATACATACATTAATTTGAGAGAGATTAACGACTTGCCATACTTTGGCAACTGGCCGAGAAAACGAGGCCGACGCCATAACGAACAATTGCGGGAGGCGAGGATACAACTATCAGATCGATCAATAGATTCATGTGCGTACGCGTCGCTAGCCACATGGGACGCACCCGCTACGTGTGCATGTGGACGTTGTGAAGTAGCTAGCTAGGTGACTCGCCTCTTGCAAAATTATGTACCCTCAAGAACCTAAGTAGTATGGGGTCGGGAACGCAGGAACTACCTTCTTTGTTTTTGTGTTATGTTACTCAGAATAACTAAAGTTTAATTGTGAGCAATTTGTTGGTGATTACGAATAAAGGTGCTTATAATAGATTTTTAACAGGCAGAGCTtgaaaatgaaaaagaaattgcTGTGAAGTTGCTTTACAATAACATGCCAGAGATTGATCATGTACAATTCCAACGTGAGTTCGAAAACCTTATGAGGCTCGAGCACCACAACATTGTAAGGTTAGTTGCCTATTGTTATGAAACACAACATCAACCTATGCAGTACATGGGAAGAACAATATTTACCGAAAGGACATACAGAGCGCTCTGCTTTGAGTATATGCAAAATGGAAGCCTTGAAAAACACCTTTCTGGTACGATGTTGCTCTattcttcctctcttttttctTCAAGAATATGGCGCTCTACTTTCTTTTTTCATTCATGTGTTCTTTCCTAAATTGCAGATGAAGGTGATGGACTTGACTGGCATACATGTTACAAAATTATCAAGGGGACATGGAAGGGTTTAAAGTACCTTCACGAAGGATTAGATAAACCAATTTACCATTTAGACCTAAAACCTAGCAACATATTGTTAGACAAGAACATGGTGCCAAAGCTTGCGGATTTTGGTTTGTCCAAGCTCTTCGGTGATAAACAAACCATGATCACGCAAACTCCTATAGGAACAATGTAACTTAATTAAAGCACATTTTGTTAATATATTTCTTTCATAATATGCATACCCTGTACAATTACTAGATATTAATATTGTATATATTTGGCTATGCAGGGGATATGTGCCGATGGAATTCTTACATGGAAACATCGTCTCAAACAAGTTTGATATATTCAGCTTGGGTGTTGTAATGATAAAAATAATTGCAGGCCATGGAGGCCATTCCAAAAGTGTCGAAATGCCAATCCATGAGTTTTTTGATCTGGTAAGAAATGCTATCTTTTCAGTTCAAAAAGTTTGATATTATTTTTAGATTTTCTAATGCTATTCTTTACTTTGTTGTTCACCACTCACTCATTTCGAAAAAATATAGGTTGTATCCAACGAAACACTACTTAAGTATGTTTCATTTCCTCTGTGCTTTAATCAATTTCCAGCTAATGTACTTGGTACATCACCGCGGGCATGCATTGAGTACTGAATTAATGCATTCTTGATCAATGTGTAAAATATGTATTATAGTTTCATATGGAGTGTAAAATCCTTCCAAATTCATGTTTCATTTACATAGGTACAAAGAAAGTGGAGGGGCAGGATGCTGGAAACATGTCTAGCTTCAACGCCACTAGAAGCGTACTGCAAACAAGTTAATGTATGCACTGAGATTGCACTGAGTTGCATGGATATTGATAGACACAAAAGGCCAAATATAGCGGATATCATGAATCAACTGAATGGCACCGAAGATGTGATTAACAGGGTAATTAGGATCATTGCTCTCATATTTGCTTCTTTTTTCCCCAAAAAAATTCAGTGGTGCATCCAATAGTGTTTGGTATAAGGGTACCACATATTACATGCAAATTTCTGTTTTCACCACGAATATCTCAGATTTAACACGTAAATTCAGAATGTTTCAGAATTGCAACAGAAATGCTTTAAAATGCTCTCAGCATCATCGTAGTTCAAATTATACTTTAAGTAGTTAGACGCAAGGTTATAGTATGACATATTCATTCATAGTTAAAGACGCATAATAGAACATCCAGTCAGTAAAGGGACTCACTATGATGTTAAAAGTGTAAGAGGTATACAATTTTATATCGAAACAAAGTTTGAATTTAAGAAGCATTCTTTCTTTTCATCCTACCAGTCATCATGCGCGTGCTCCCTAAATGGAATTAAATATAGTATAAAATACACCTGCATCGTGCAATGTAATGTACATTTTGCATCAACATATCACACATAACCTTGATTAGCCACCAACTAGATGATCTATAAACGATATATAGTTGATACAAATGTTGTTCCCCGGCAGGTGTTGTCGTTGAGCATACCCACAAGCATGTCATGACTGGTCATCAACAAGGCTGGCCCAAACTTCATCGTTAACCTCAAACTCGTCGAGGGCACGTGGAAGCTTGTTACCATCGGCAGCCAATACCATCTGCAGCATGTTAACAAGCCTCAACCTTGGTGAGGATTACTGCGTCAACCAAATATCAAACAAGGATCCTGGGTTTGCTAGATCCAACCACTACTCTCCATGTCCGAGACCTGACCTAGTTTCAGGCACGAGGCCTCACTCAGATGGTGGTCTCCTTACCATCCTTTTTGTCGACCACGACGTCGGTGGCTTACAAGTTGAGAGAGATGGGCAATGGTACAGTGTTCCAGCCAAGCCTTATTGGTTCGTCATTAACTTAGCTGACCGCATGGAGGTATGAAGCTAAGCACTTGCT
This sequence is a window from Aegilops tauschii subsp. strangulata cultivar AL8/78 chromosome 7, Aet v6.0, whole genome shotgun sequence. Protein-coding genes within it:
- the LOC141027723 gene encoding cysteine-rich receptor-like protein kinase 44 gives rise to the protein MAGSHNDINVFQRSPVFDRLAEGNNPPVNFTINGHNYDKGYYSWVTVSILSGPLLSRQYPTLSERRGKDLPKSKRVLGRMSSVPLVFRDLDGASFGILLIPEARRNCSRTVVMVTGFVVAAVVAALLAEEDVKSTGQNKATITPGTKKENGQEGDSIVDNDMASKLQNTTSLTVQVLLAITDNFSEKRKIGQGAYGKVYVAELENEKEIAVKLLYNNMPEIDHVQFQREFENLMRLEHHNIYMGRTIFTERTYRALCFEYMQNGSLEKHLSDEGDGLDWHTCYKIIKGTWKGLKYLHEGLDKPIYHLDLKPSNILLDKNMVPKLADFGLSKLFGDKQTMITQTPIGTMGYVPMEFLHGNIVSNKFDIFSLGVVMIKIIAGHGGHSKSVEMPIHEFFDLVQRKWRGRMLETCLASTPLEAYCKQVNVCTEIALSCMDIDRHKRPNIADIMNQLNGTEDVINRDPGFARSNHYSPCPRPDLVSGTRPHSDGGLLTILFVDHDVGGLQVERDGQWYSVPAKPYWFVINLADRMEV